The stretch of DNA TTAGCCAAATTGAGAACGGCAGGGAAAATGTCCCTACGGGTGAACGCCTGCTTAGATTTCTGAATATCTACGGGAATATAACCGAAAAGTATTTTAAGCAACTGTGTAAGGATTTTGAAGAAGATCAGACAGACCAAATGGTAATTCAGGATTTACTCCCAAAACTAGGAGTCCCAGGATATGGTTAGCAGAGACACTCTCGCGCACAATTTGCCATAAATACCATCAAGCCCAAAGTCGATTGAGCCGATATATATTCGATGTCAAAAGTATTTAGGCTTTCCAAATCCCAATATTGCAAAGCACGAAAGTGCATGAAAGCAATTTGGCTATATCGCCATCAAAAAGAAGTGGCTGATCTGCCTTCTGATTTTCAGAAAAACTTGTTCGACCAAGGAAAAGAAGTCGGTGCCTTGGCTATCAAGATGTTTCCAAATGGCATTATGATTGACGCTGATCACACGCAAGGTGAACTAGCGATTCAGACAACTCAGCAAGCTATGAAGTCACATCCAGAAGCGATCTTCGAGGGTGGATTTCAGTTTGAGAATGTTTTAGTCAGGGTGGACATCTTGAAGAACAACTTTGATGGTACCTGGGATTTAATTGAAGTTAAATCGACAAATGATGTCGAGCCAAAAGCGCACTATGACGACGTTGCCATACAAAAGTGGGTTCTAACGAATTGCGGAATTAAACTACGAAGTTGTAATTTGATGCACCTGAATCGTGAATATTCCTTTGAAAATTCCCTTGATATGAATTCGCTATTCGTAATCAAGCCTCTTGATGGACTTATCGCTGCCAATTTAGCAGAAATCGAAGGTTTTTTGCCGGCAATTCAAGCAACCCTAAACTTGTCGTCAACACCATTAGAAGACATAGGCTCTAGATGCAATAATCCATATCCATGCGAGTTTA from Bdellovibrio bacteriovorus encodes:
- a CDS encoding helix-turn-helix domain-containing protein → MKRLRERNGLSMRKAGQLLGYSDSYISQIENGRENVPTGERLLRFLNIYGNITEKYFKQLCKDFEEDQTDQMVIQDLLPKLGVPGYG